The Thermoanaerobaculia bacterium DNA window TGACCGGCGCGGCGACTTGTCGCGCCGAAGCCTCGGCGAAGGCGGATGCATCGAGCCTAACGGCGCATGTCGCCGGCCACGACGTACGCTCGCCGGTACGCCTTAGGCGCCGGGCGTCGGCCCGCATCTCGTCGGGTTCGCGTCCGGCCGCCGGTCGAGCAGGCTAGCCCCGCGCGCCGCGGCCCGCGAGCTTCAGGCTCCGCAGCACTTTCTCGATTCGCTTCCGGGACTCGTCCCGCACCGGCGCCAGCGGCAGCCGGAGCGTCTCGCCGCAACGACCCATCATCGCCAGCGCCGCCTTCATCGGTCCCGGACTCCGTTCGCAGTGGTTGACGTCGATCAGCGGGAAGTACTTCTGGTAGATCGCGCGGGCCTCTTCGTTGCGGCCGTCGAGGGCGGCGTGCACCATCTGCGCGATCGGCTCGGGGATCTCGTTGGCGGCGATCGAGAGGAGGCCTTTCATCCCGAGGCCGATGCCGGCGAGGGCCGTCACGTCGTCGGCGGAATAGACCGCGAAATCGGAGGGGAGCCGCGGTACGAGACGCGCGAGCCGGCGGAAGTTGGTCGAGCCATCGGCGATGCCGACGACGCGGGGAAGCTGCGCGAGCCGCACGATCGTCTCCGAGTCGAGATCTTCGCCGGTTCGCGTCGGGACGTTGTACAGGATGACCGGAAGCCGGGTCGAGTCCGAAATCGCCGTGAAGTGCCGGAAGAGCCCTTCGGGGCTGGGAAGGTTGTACGACGGGGTCACGGAGAGGATCGCGGACGCTCCGGCGGCGACGGCGTCGCGCGCCCAGAAGACCGACTTCGCCGTGTGGTTGCCTCCGGCGCCGGCCACGACCGGCACCCGTCCGTTCGTGATCTTGACGACGTGGGCGGTCACGGCCTTGCGTTCGTCGCCCGAGAGAGCCGGCGACTCTCCTTCCGGGGTGCAGGTGGCGAGGAAATCGATCCCCTCGGCGATCTGCCAGTTGACGAGCGACTCCAGAGCGGCGAAGTCGATCTTTCCGCGCTCGTCGAAGGGGGTCACGAGGGCGGTTCCGCAGCCGCGAAGCTCGAATTTCATGGGATCGAATCTATCGCATCCCGCAGAAACGGCGATACGGCGCGTGCGGGGGCGCAGGACGGCGCCGTCACGGAGGCGAATCGCCTTTCGGGAAC harbors:
- the dapA gene encoding 4-hydroxy-tetrahydrodipicolinate synthase; the protein is MKFELRGCGTALVTPFDERGKIDFAALESLVNWQIAEGIDFLATCTPEGESPALSGDERKAVTAHVVKITNGRVPVVAGAGGNHTAKSVFWARDAVAAGASAILSVTPSYNLPSPEGLFRHFTAISDSTRLPVILYNVPTRTGEDLDSETIVRLAQLPRVVGIADGSTNFRRLARLVPRLPSDFAVYSADDVTALAGIGLGMKGLLSIAANEIPEPIAQMVHAALDGRNEEARAIYQKYFPLIDVNHCERSPGPMKAALAMMGRCGETLRLPLAPVRDESRKRIEKVLRSLKLAGRGARG